The Periplaneta americana isolate PAMFEO1 chromosome 2, P.americana_PAMFEO1_priV1, whole genome shotgun sequence genome has a window encoding:
- the LOC138693242 gene encoding uncharacterized protein isoform X5, giving the protein MNFRRDGGFYCIVPGCRSRSTNKGTILFRPVKDPDRIYKWLSACHRGDLMDKPLKTLHNNYRICFKHFEDRMYVNHLKKRLLPTAIPTIFPTLDIPTIPPNVMNLEPESDPLAIQTNDDADEGNTKSLVMEENLLNMDIDHVKIEPADHNYDQIPDIKCEETDSFPVVKYKVEEELYKEDTLEEYANTVVTTENEEMSSTRNISQKTSSRKGVLIV; this is encoded by the exons ATGAATTTTCGAAGGGATGGTGGGTTTTATTGCATTGTACCAGGTTGTCGCAGTAGAAGTACAAACAAGGGTACCATTTTGTTCAGACCTGTTAAAGATCCTGATAg gaTATATAAGTGGCTATCAGCATGTCATCGAGGAGATTTGATGGACAAGCCTCTCAAGACATTACACAACAATTACAGAATATGCTTCAAGCATTTTGAAGACAGGATGTATGTTAATCACTTGAAGAAAAGGCTTCTACCCACAGCTATTCCAACAATATTCCCCACTTTAGACA ttCCTACGATTCCTCCGAATGTAATGAACCTGGAACCTGAGAGTGATCCATTGGCTATACAAACAAATGATGATGCAGATGAAGGAAATACAAAGTCACTGGTTATG GAGGAGAATCTTTTGAACATGGACATAGATCATGTCAAAATAGAGCCTGCTGACCACAACTACGATCAAATACCAGATATAAAATGTGAAGAAACTGATTCGTTTCCTGTGGTGAAGTATAAAGTTGAG GAAGAGTTATACAAGGAGGACACACTAGAGGAGTACGCAAATACAGTCGTAACAACAGAGAATGAAGAAATGTCATCCACAAG AAACATTTCACAGAAGACCAGTTCGAGAAAAGGTGTGCTGATAGTGTAA
- the LOC138693242 gene encoding zinc finger protein 271-like isoform X1, giving the protein MNFRRDGGFYCIVPGCRSRSTNKGTILFRPVKDPDRIYKWLSACHRGDLMDKPLKTLHNNYRICFKHFEDRMYVNHLKKRLLPTAIPTIFPTLDIPTIPPNVMNLEPESDPLAIQTNDDADEGNTKSLVMEENLLNMDIDHVKIEPADHNYDQIPDIKCEETDSFPVVKYKVEEELYKEDTLEEYANTVVTTENEEMSSTRYIQEPQNEITEKLLCDVSGKEFTHHSDLIAHAQLHTVQSSTSSSPIGDIADQEPHKCKMCIKYFRNNGQLIEHLHTHTEENPYNCEICGIGFAQQRFLSKHKLTHTGDSPFICIICRKEFTKQSLLTNHTRMHTGEKPFQCDLCKKSFAQKRYLRKHETLHAAETKDNQNVTSVSNELLSEDGEKLFKCDICGMKFTRKYSFRYHKLMHTSEKPNKCNICGKGFIIRTNAMQHMKIHKGEKSFKCDVCGESFLHRNTYVLHKQRHTEGKPFTCEICGRRFVHSSTFRYHKLNHVQDKPYKCDICGEGFTKKIDIVHLSIHTGEKLYKCDLCDKEFSCQSNLLYHKRVHSGQKPFNCDVCGKSFIHEVKYINHQVMHNGEKPFQCDVCEKSFARNCALHIHKRIHSDFGRYKCELCGKNFNRNDSFREHMFLHTGERPFKCDICGKNFPRRFTLRNHRRIHTGERPFICAISGTGFVCKSTLLNHTRIHLEERPFSCDVCSKGFINNPLLLRHKQIHKKQVS; this is encoded by the exons ATGAATTTTCGAAGGGATGGTGGGTTTTATTGCATTGTACCAGGTTGTCGCAGTAGAAGTACAAACAAGGGTACCATTTTGTTCAGACCTGTTAAAGATCCTGATAg gaTATATAAGTGGCTATCAGCATGTCATCGAGGAGATTTGATGGACAAGCCTCTCAAGACATTACACAACAATTACAGAATATGCTTCAAGCATTTTGAAGACAGGATGTATGTTAATCACTTGAAGAAAAGGCTTCTACCCACAGCTATTCCAACAATATTCCCCACTTTAGACA ttCCTACGATTCCTCCGAATGTAATGAACCTGGAACCTGAGAGTGATCCATTGGCTATACAAACAAATGATGATGCAGATGAAGGAAATACAAAGTCACTGGTTATG GAGGAGAATCTTTTGAACATGGACATAGATCATGTCAAAATAGAGCCTGCTGACCACAACTACGATCAAATACCAGATATAAAATGTGAAGAAACTGATTCGTTTCCTGTGGTGAAGTATAAAGTTGAG GAAGAGTTATACAAGGAGGACACACTAGAGGAGTACGCAAATACAGTCGTAACAACAGAGAATGAAGAAATGTCATCCACAAG GTATATTCAAGAACCTCAAAATGAAATTACGGAAAAGCTTCTGTGTGATGTCTCTGGAAAAGAATTCACACACCATAGTGACTTAATCGCGCACGCGCAGTTACACACAGTACAATCATCTACAAGTTCGAGCCCGATAGGGGATATCGCGGATCAGGAACCTCACAAGTGCAAGatgtgtattaaatattttcgCAATAATGGCCAACTAATTGAGCACTTGCACACACATACTGAAGAAAATCCCTACAATTGTGAAATTTGTGGCATTGGTTTTGCACAACAGCGTTTCTTATCAAAACATAAGTTGACTCACACTGGAGATTCGCCGTTTATTTGCATCATTTGCCGTAAGGAATTCACCAAGCAGAGTTTACTGACCAATCATACTCGGATGCACACTGGGGAGAAACCATTTCAGTGTGATCTTTGTAAGAAATCCTTCGCACAGAAGAGatatctcagaaagcatgaaactcTTCATGCAGCAGAGACAAAAGACAACCAAAATGTTACTAGTGTCAGTAATGAACTTCTCTCGGAAGATGGGGAAAAACTATTTAAATGTGACATTTGTGGAATGAAATTCACACGTAAATACAGTTTTCGCTATCATAAGTTAATGCACACATCCGAGAAACCAAACAAGTGTAACATATGTGGTAAAGGATTCATCATAAGGACAAACGCAATGCAACATATGAAGATTCATAAGGGTGAGAAATCGTTCAAATGCGACGTCTGTGGCGAGAGCTTTTTACACCGAAATACATACGTCCTCCATAAACAAAGGCATACGGAAGGAAAGCCATTCACGTGTGAGATTTGTGGTAGGCGTTTTGTTCATTCATCTACTTTCCGCTACCATAAACTGAACCATGTTCAGGACAAGCCGTATAAATGTGATATCTGTGGAGAAGGATTTACGAAAAAGATTGACATTGTGCATTTAAGcatacacacaggcgagaaattaTACAAATGCGACCTTTGCGACAAAGAATTCTCATGTCAGTCGAATTTATTGTACCATAAGAGAGTCCATTCGGGACAAAAGCCTTTCAATTGTGACGTTTGCGGAAAGTCTTTTATACATGAGGTTAAATATATCAACCATCAAGTAATGCATAATGGAGAGAAGCCTTTCCAATGTGACGTATGTGAAAAATCGTTCGCTCGTAATTGCGCATTACATATTCACAAACGAATACACTCAGATTTTGGACGCTATAAATGTGAGCTTTGTGGTAAAAACTTTAATCGTAACGACTCTTTTCGAGAACATATGTTCCTACATACAGGGGAGAGACCTTTCAAGTGTGACATCTGCGGTAAAAACTTCCCGCGTAGATTCACTCTTCGAAATCACAGGCGTATTCATACTGGGGAGAGGCCCTTCATTTGCGCTATTTCTGGTACTGGTTTCGTCTGTAAATCCACATTGTTGAATCATACACGAATACATTTAGAAGAGAGACCTTTTTCTTGTGATGTCTGTAGTAAAGGATTTATCAACAATCCTCTGTTGTTAAGGCATAAGCAGATTCATAAAAAACAAGTATCCTAG